The Bradysia coprophila strain Holo2 unplaced genomic scaffold, BU_Bcop_v1 contig_732, whole genome shotgun sequence genome has a window encoding:
- the LOC119084281 gene encoding ubiquitin fusion degradation protein 1 homolog — protein MFQFSGFNMFPDISRPFNNSYKCYSVSMFPGNDRQDVEKGGKIIMPPSALDQLTRLNIEYPMLFKLTNNKKSRTTHAGVLEFVADEGKIYIPYWMMHNLVLEEGDIIQIESVSLPVATFSKFQPQSPDFLDITNPKAVLENALRNFACLTTGDLIAIKYNSKIYELCVLETKPGNAVSIIECDMNVEFAAPVGYQEPQRQPKPEDLTEDDPMHHMDTQNFFPFSGEGNRLDGKKKKIEKSDANHAVKNYVRGIPDYDHPRFGVLRFDRSIKAISDKPEPKAEPENNNGDDFQAFQGPGFSLRKGRK, from the exons ATG TTTCAATTCAGTGGCTTTAACATGTTTCCGGATATTTCACGTCCATTCAACAATTCGTACAAATGCTACTCCGTTTCGATGTTCCCGGGAAATGATCGTCAAGATGTGGAAAAGGGCGGAAAAA tcATCATGCCACCATCCGCATTGGATCAATTGACCAGATTAAACATTGAGTACCCGATGCTGTTCAAACTGACGAACAATAAAAAGAGTCGAACTACACACGCTGGCGTCTTAGAGTTCGTGGCTGATGAGGGGAAAATTTATATTCCGTACTGG ATGATGCATAATTTGGTGTTGGAAGAGGGCGACATAATTCAAATCGAAAGTGTTTCATTGCCAGTCGCTACGTTCTCGAAATTTCAACCACAGAGCCCAGACTTTTTGGACATTACCAATCCGAAGGCTGTGCTGGAAAATGCTCTACGAAATTTCGCTTGTCTCACCACCGGCGACCTGATCGCTATCAAATACAATTCGAAAATCTACGAACTGTGTGTTCTGGAGACGAAGCCAGGAAATGCTGTCAGCATCATCGAATGCGATATGAAT gtTGAATTTGCCGCCCCAGTCGGCTATCAAGAGCCACAACGACAACCAAAACCAGAAGATCTCACCGAAGATGACCCAATGCATCACATGGACACACAGAACTTCTTTCCGTTCTCTGGCGAAGGAAATCGCTTGGACggcaagaagaagaaaatcgaaaaatccgatgccAACCATGCTGTGAAg AATTATGTCCGAGGCATTCCCGATTACGATCATCCGCGATTCGGTGTCCTGCGTTTCGATCGTAGCATAAAGGCGATTAGCGACAAACCAGAACCGAAAGCTGAACCGGAAAATAATAACGGTGACGATTTTCAAGCATTTCAAGGGCCTGGATTCTCACTACGGAAAGGTagaaagtga